In the genome of Phaseolus vulgaris cultivar G19833 unplaced genomic scaffold, P. vulgaris v2.0 scaffold_14, whole genome shotgun sequence, one region contains:
- the LOC137816978 gene encoding uncharacterized mitochondrial protein AtMg00810-like, whose protein sequence is MNLHLVCHLHKAIYGLKQAPRSWFLKLSNTLKHLGFRSTISDSSLFVKFSFTNTLYILVYVDDICTTGSFETAVNGLIASLKSFFALKDLGPLHHFLGIKVSRIATRNMHLSHTQYIRELLRKTNMLDSNPQPTPMIYSIHLQQSSSEVFSDPMLYKFVVGALQYLLVTRPKLSYSVNKVAQFMHDPHVHHWQVVKRILHYLMGIVDHGLMFHQNSSSSIIAFSDADWGVNVDDKKSTTGYCVYFGSNLISWSSHKQKIVSHSSTKAEYRAIAAVMIAILWLQSLLHELHIPTPAPKLFSDNLGVVLLSTNPIMHSKSKYFELDLHFVRDHIQQQHITLLHIPARYQVVDPLTKPISRSSFLSLRNKLTVVVKSP, encoded by the coding sequence ATGAATCTGCATCTTGTTTGTCACCTTCACAAAGCAATTTATGGCCTGAAGCAAGCTCCTCGTTCTTGGTTTCTTAAGTTAAGTAATACCTTAAAACATCTTGGTTTTCGTTCAACAATAAGTGATAGTTCTCTCTTTGTTAAGTTTTCCTTTACTAACACTCTTTACATTCTAGTCTATGTAGACGACATTTGCACTACAGGTTCTTTTGAGACTGCAGTAAATGGTCTTATTGCTAGTCTCAAATCTTTCTTTGCGCTCAAAGACCTGGGTCCTCTTCATCATTTTCTAGGTATTAAAGTTTCTCGCATTGCAACTAGGAACATGCACCTCTCTCATACTCAATATATCCGTGAGCTTCTTCGCAAGACCAACATGTTGGACTCCAATCCCCAACCAACTCCCATGATTTACTCTattcatcttcaacaatcttcTTCAGAAGTTTTCTCTGATCCTATGTTGTACAAATTTGTTGTAGGTGCTTTGCAGTACCTTCTTGTCACTCGTCCCAAGTTATCATACTCTGTCAACAAAGTTGCGCAATTCATGCATGATCCTCATGTTCATCATTGGCAAGTTGTCAAACGTATACTTCACTATCTTATGGGTATTGTTGATCATGGTCTCATGTTTCATCAGAATTCCTCCTCCTCCATTATTGCTTTCTCCGATGCCGATTGGGGTGTGAATGTTGATGACAAAAAATCCACAACCGGTTACTGTGTCTATTTTGGTTCCAATCTCATCTCTTGGTCCTCTCACAAACAGAAAATTGTTTCACATAGCAGTACAAAAGCTGAATATCGTGCCATAGCTGCTGTTATGATTGCAATCCTATGGCTTCAATCCCTTCTTCATGAGTTACACATTCCCACCCCTGCTCCAAAGCTTTTTTCTGACAATCTTGGTGTTGTTCTACTCAGTACCAATCCTATTATGCACtccaaatcaaaatattttgagCTTGACTTACACTTTGTTAGAGATCACATTCAACAACAACACATCACTCTTTTGCATATACCTGCTCGTTACCAAGTGGTCGATCCTCTCACTAAACCAATCTCTAGATCCAGTTTTCTATCACTCAGGAATAAACTCACGGTTGTTGTCAAATCACCATGA
- the LOC137816958 gene encoding transcription factor bHLH157-like has product MPIKMPLTLRNKLKTLCSSVHAWSYAIFWRFHPRNSLLLTVEEAYYEEHLGEEIANMHPQVHLLGQGIVGEAAFTGKHSWVHSDGQTHYWNLSGQDICEDDSCLLQQFCSGIKTIVVIPVKALGVIQFGSRNKILERVEFLEQTQSMLTEIDDDDMGMFDMSENAVLPLLYQSNDLNGMLASVSSASPNDPFPTHYKNYEDAVASFQGDSSYLGDQLKGTMEAQVVLSERNSTDVLLKPNTSTDNLIAKTPYLGVCDGELSSFDLLEQQLVSSVRAQDVADACFTNENVFATCKLPVQDSTLVPLCSTDGGSFQGKLQYSNQSSVVTDVEFSSSSHALHGHSENIEPVDMSEEILKFSSMDDLCHWFGPSSEDSICKAVMTLDNTFSESREFNPTSFDLVGSSTLNDVLLTGLAVYNSNSDGNETSVVMHNAEKGTLDVMETDFSYDQADEWWRNTLTPVVSGVTDTGFSECISQLNSDTLPGTRKRLFSQLGIEELLRSGANYNPINSSVFECWLSPNKRQTVESSSVNGSTIHFTNLDRSGTRSDLMQPLCDLGSTNNLPSKKDTFSKLQATTLVDDSHSINVGKAVPQHPQKPEEQAKPTNKRARPGESTRPRPKDRQQIQDCIKELRGIIPNGGKCSIDSLLDRTIRYMLFLQSVLKYTDKLQEPSEPKLIEQENEVVLKDSGVADSKNCGITWAYEVGHETMLCPIIVEDMSPPGQMLIEMLCEVQGIFLEIIDIIRGFGLNILKAKMERKKNKLWARFIVEANRHVTRIDVFWSLVHLLQQTNTSGIDSSNKHWDALHANSLRS; this is encoded by the exons ATGCCAATCAAAATGCCTCTTACTCTAAGGAACAAGCTCAAGACTCTTTGTTCTTCTGTTCATGCCTGGTCTTATGCTATTTTCTGGCGTTTTCATCCACGCAATTCCTT GTTGTTGACTGTTGAAGAAGCATACTATGAAGAGCATCTGGGAGAAGAGATTGCCAACATGCATCCACAGGTCCACTTGCTGGGTCAAGG AATTGTAGGTGAAGCCGCTTTCACGGGAAAACACAGTTGGGTGCATTCAGATGGTCAAACTCATTATTGGAATCTGTCTGGGCAAGATATTTGTGAG GATGATTCTTGTTTGCTTCAACAGTTTTGCTCTGGAATAAAG ACTATTGTGGTCATACCTGTCAAAGCATTAGGAGTGATACAGTTTGGATCCAGAAATAAG ATTTTGGAAAGAGTGGAATTTTTGGAGCAAACACAAAGCATGCTCACAGAAATAGATGATGATGATATGGGTATGTTTGACATGTCAGAAAATGCAGTTTTACCACTACTCTACCAAAGTAATGATTTAAATGGGATGTTGGCTTCCGTTTCTTCTGCTAGTCCCAACGATCCCTTCCCTACTCATTATAAAAACTATGAAGATGCAGTGGCTTCATTTCAAGGAGATTCTTCGTATCTTGGTGACCAATTGAAAGGTACCATGGAAGCACAAGTTGTATTGTCAGAAAGGAATAGTACTGATGTTCTTTTGAAGCCTAACACTTCTACAGACAACTTAATTGCCAAAACCCCTTATCTTGGTGTATGTGATGGTGAATTATCTTCTTTTGATTTATTGGAGCAACAATTGGTTTCCAGTGTAAGGGCACAAGATGTTGCAGATGCGTGTTTTACGAATGAAAATGTATTTGCTACCTGCAAACTTCCAGTTCAGGATTCGACATTGGTCCCATTGTGCAGTACGGATGGAGGGTCATTTCAAGGAAAATTACAATATTCAAATCAGTCTAGTGTTGTGACAGACGTTGAATTTTCCTCTAGTTCACATGCATTGCATGGACACTCTGAGAACATAGAGCCAGTTGACATGTCAGAAGAAATTTTGAAGTTCAGCTCCATGGATGATCTTTGCCACTGGTTTGGTCCTTCTTCAGAGGATAGCATCTGCAAAGCAGTAATGACATTGGATAACACCTTTTCTGAATCAAGAGAATTTAATCCCACTTCCTTTGATCTGGTCGGAAGTAGTACTTTAAATGATGTTTTATTGACAGGCCTAGCTGTGTATAATTCAAACTCAGATGGGAATGAAACATCTGTGGTTATGCATAACGCTGAAAAAGGTACCTTGGATGTCATGGAAACTGATTTTAGCTATGACCAAGCCGATGAATGGTGGAGGAATACGCTTACACCAGTGGTGAGTGGTGTTACTGATACTGGCTTTTCTGAATGCATATCACAGTTGAATTCTGATACTCTGCCAGGCACCCGGAAGAGATTATTCTCACAGTTAGGAATTGAAGAGCTTTTGAGGAGTGGAGCAAACTACAATCCCATCAATAGTTCTGTATTTGAGTGTTGGTTGTCACCCAATAAGAGGCAGACAGTAGAATCTTCATCTGTGAATGGAAGTACAATACATTTCACCAACCTTGATAGATCTGGGACGAGATCAGACTTGATGCAACCTCTTTGTGACTTAGGCAGCACAAACAATCTTCCAAGCAAGAAAGATACATTCTCAAAATTACAAGCAACCACTTTGGTTGATGATAGCCATAGCATTAATGTTGGAAAGGCTGTTCCACAACACCCTCAAAAGCCAGAGGAACAAGCAAAGCCCACCAATAAGAGGGCTAGGCCAGGGGAGAGTACTCGACCACGGCCAAAAGATCGTCAGCAAATCCAAGACTGTATTAAAGAGTTGAGAGGAATCATCCCCAATGGTGGAAAG TGTAGCATTGATTCTTTGTTAGACCGCACCATCAGATACATGCTTTTCTTACAAAGTGTCCTCAAGTATACAGACAAGCTACAAGAACCAAGTGAGCCGAAG CTTATTGAACAGGAAAATGAAGTGGTTCTAAAAGACAGTGGTGTGGCTGACAGCAAAAACTGTGGCATTACATGGGCATATGAAGTGGGGCACGAAACAATGCTATGCCCCATTATAGTTGAGGACATGAGTCCACCAGGCCAAATGCTTATAGAG ATGCTTTGTGAGGTGCAGGGTATATTCCTTGAGATAATTGATATCATTCGGGGTTTTGGACTGAATATCTTGAAAGCCAAGatggaaagaaagaagaacaaaCTATGGGCACGCTTTATTGTTGAG GCAAACAGACACGTGACAAGGATAGACGTGTTTTGGTCCCTTGTCCATCTTCTACAACAAACAAACACCTCTGGCATTGATTCTTCTAATAAGCATTGGGATGCTCTTCATGCCAATAGCCTCAGGTCCTAG